One segment of Synechococcus sp. A15-24 DNA contains the following:
- a CDS encoding riboflavin synthase encodes MFTGLVQAMGRIQRRGNGLLVEGAGPFGPLNLGDSVAVDGVCLTVAECVGDGFRADVSEETLERTTLGRKAERGGAVNLEPALRLSDRLGGHLVSGHIDAVGEVMAVVELPQSWRLGLRWSEPRFGRYVCEKASIAVDGISLTVASCSDDGVTFELAVIPHTWSVTTLSRLAVGDQVNLEADQLARYAERLLVADGQDNHHSTPAMSEAWLSENGWT; translated from the coding sequence ATGTTCACAGGGTTGGTACAGGCAATGGGTCGGATTCAGCGCCGGGGGAACGGTCTCCTGGTTGAGGGCGCTGGGCCCTTCGGCCCCTTGAACCTGGGGGACAGCGTTGCCGTGGATGGGGTTTGCCTCACGGTTGCCGAGTGTGTCGGGGATGGGTTTCGTGCGGATGTCAGTGAGGAGACTCTGGAGCGCACCACGCTGGGACGCAAGGCGGAACGGGGTGGTGCCGTGAACCTGGAGCCTGCTTTGCGGCTCAGTGACCGCCTCGGAGGGCATCTGGTGAGTGGCCACATCGATGCTGTGGGCGAGGTGATGGCTGTGGTCGAGCTGCCGCAGTCCTGGCGGCTGGGGCTGCGCTGGAGTGAACCTCGCTTCGGGCGCTACGTCTGCGAAAAAGCCAGCATTGCGGTGGACGGCATCAGCCTCACCGTGGCCTCATGTTCAGACGATGGCGTGACGTTCGAGCTGGCGGTGATCCCCCACACCTGGAGTGTCACCACCTTGAGCCGGCTGGCTGTGGGAGATCAGGTGAACCTGGAGGCCGATCAACTGGCGCGTTACGCCGAGCGGTTACTCGTGGCCGATGGACAGGACAACCATCACTCCACACCGGCCATGTCAGAAGCCTGGCTTTCTGAAAACGGCTGGACCTGA
- a CDS encoding bifunctional nuclease family protein has protein sequence MVEMSVAGIALDAASRTPIVLLRDPSGRRQVPIWIDQSQAHNIMAGLQGAEPPRPLSHDLMAALLVAGGLELERVIVHAIEDSTFHAVLKLRQTDPLEQADEGDVILHDVDARPSDAIALAVRTGSGIWMLEEVVAEASIAVDAEADARDQSDFNRFVDDLSPAALVKHLRNRGEGEDPEQTDPDRG, from the coding sequence ATGGTGGAGATGAGCGTTGCCGGAATTGCTCTGGATGCGGCAAGCCGGACGCCGATCGTTCTGCTAAGGGATCCCAGTGGTCGCCGCCAGGTTCCGATCTGGATCGACCAGAGCCAGGCCCACAACATCATGGCCGGGCTGCAAGGGGCGGAACCACCGCGACCCCTCAGCCACGACCTCATGGCGGCTCTGCTGGTGGCCGGCGGTCTCGAACTGGAACGCGTGATCGTGCATGCCATCGAAGACAGCACCTTTCATGCGGTCCTGAAGCTCAGACAAACCGATCCATTGGAGCAGGCGGATGAAGGCGACGTGATCCTCCATGACGTTGATGCACGCCCGAGTGATGCCATCGCCCTTGCGGTTCGGACCGGCAGCGGCATCTGGATGCTGGAGGAGGTGGTGGCGGAAGCCTCCATTGCCGTGGATGCCGAAGCGGACGCCCGAGATCAGAGCGACTTCAACCGTTTCGTCGACGACCTCAGTCCCGCCGCACTGGTGAAACACCTGCGCAACCGCGGTGAAGGGGAGGATCCAGAACAGACAGATCCTGATCGGGGGTGA
- a CDS encoding aldo/keto reductase: MRALGSLEQMHEVVQAAVLAGINHLETAPAYGPAEDFLGQALQQGERQPEGGWVVTSKLLPGLTLREGKHQLLKILERLGCGSLDNLAIHGINRPDHLDWALHGDGKDLLDWVQGEGHAAQVGFSSHGSQALIAAAISSGRFQFCSLHLHLLDPQRLPLAHQALEQGMGVLAISPADKGGRLQAPSPTLISDCAPFSPLQLATRFLLAQGISTLSVGAAQASDLELAAALQSSDSPLSPEEESSLQRLDDYRRERVGADLCGQCQACLPCPNEVPIPELLRLRNLAIGHDLIPFCQERYNLIGRAGHWWETVDASACQQCGDCLPRCPHQLTIPDLLADTHRRLQASPRRRLWG, from the coding sequence ATGCGCGCCCTGGGCTCGCTCGAACAGATGCACGAGGTGGTGCAGGCAGCGGTCCTCGCCGGCATCAACCATCTCGAGACAGCACCCGCCTACGGCCCGGCAGAAGATTTTCTAGGGCAAGCACTGCAGCAAGGAGAACGACAGCCCGAGGGGGGCTGGGTGGTCACCAGCAAACTGCTGCCGGGATTGACCCTGCGTGAGGGGAAGCATCAGCTGCTGAAGATCCTGGAGCGTCTTGGCTGCGGCAGCCTCGACAACCTGGCCATCCATGGCATCAACCGCCCTGACCACCTCGACTGGGCCCTGCATGGGGATGGCAAGGACTTGCTGGACTGGGTCCAGGGGGAGGGCCATGCCGCTCAGGTGGGATTCAGCAGCCATGGCAGCCAAGCACTGATTGCCGCGGCCATCAGCAGTGGGCGATTTCAGTTCTGCAGCCTGCATCTGCATCTGCTGGATCCACAGCGACTGCCGTTGGCCCATCAGGCCCTTGAGCAAGGCATGGGGGTCCTGGCGATTTCTCCGGCTGACAAGGGGGGACGCCTGCAAGCACCAAGTCCGACCCTGATCAGCGACTGTGCGCCATTCTCCCCATTGCAGTTGGCCACCCGCTTCCTGCTGGCCCAGGGGATCTCCACCCTCAGTGTCGGTGCGGCCCAGGCCTCTGACCTGGAGCTCGCCGCTGCGCTGCAGAGCAGTGATTCCCCCCTCTCTCCTGAGGAAGAATCCAGCCTGCAACGGCTGGACGACTATCGCCGTGAGCGTGTCGGCGCCGATCTCTGCGGGCAGTGCCAGGCCTGTCTGCCCTGTCCGAACGAGGTGCCAATCCCAGAGCTGCTGCGGTTACGCAATCTGGCCATCGGCCATGACCTGATCCCCTTCTGCCAGGAGCGTTACAACCTCATCGGGCGAGCGGGCCACTGGTGGGAAACCGTTGATGCCAGCGCCTGCCAGCAGTGTGGGGACTGCCTGCCCCGCTGTCCTCACCAACTCACGATTCCAGACTTGCTGGCTGACACCCACCGTCGACTGCAGGCCTCTCCACGCCGACGGTTATGGGGTTGA
- a CDS encoding ABC transporter substrate-binding protein, translating to MSAMGFRGQCSRRRLLQLAAGAGLGLVAACRKGPQPPQLRAARGLIPKAWADQLPSPWTWSWQESEATDPDDQEQGGGDLLALNDGWLPSLPPDQRQLIQAPPLQQQLGIQARRFLEQQGEQRAGSLLPVGVSPWVILFRNGTEWAEAARAGWDVLLQPSLAGQVILPASPRWVMDLADRCGGDAALQRLRQQLLTMDDRRATNWLLKDKARVVVLPLQRCMALLRRDPRLTAVLPDQGAPLHWTLLVRPKGTREPLPQNWVEAAWTSPLRRTLLVNGWRAPLEADAIELDRQDLPNPWRELLLPPASLWERCWSLPPLTEPERLQLGERWRASTP from the coding sequence ATGAGCGCAATGGGTTTTCGCGGACAGTGCAGTCGTCGCCGCCTGCTGCAGCTGGCGGCGGGAGCGGGTCTCGGGCTGGTGGCTGCCTGCCGCAAGGGCCCGCAGCCACCCCAGCTTCGTGCGGCTCGAGGACTCATCCCCAAGGCCTGGGCGGATCAGCTGCCGTCGCCCTGGACCTGGTCCTGGCAGGAGTCTGAGGCCACGGATCCCGATGACCAGGAGCAAGGTGGCGGCGATCTTCTCGCCCTCAACGATGGGTGGTTGCCGTCGTTGCCGCCGGATCAACGGCAGCTGATCCAAGCGCCACCGTTGCAGCAACAACTCGGTATTCAGGCACGCCGTTTTCTGGAACAGCAGGGTGAGCAGCGCGCCGGATCGCTGCTGCCGGTGGGTGTAAGTCCCTGGGTGATTCTGTTCCGGAATGGCACCGAGTGGGCTGAAGCGGCCAGGGCCGGCTGGGATGTGCTGCTGCAACCGTCGCTGGCCGGACAGGTGATTCTTCCCGCCAGTCCCCGTTGGGTGATGGACCTCGCCGACCGTTGCGGGGGTGATGCAGCCCTGCAACGCCTGCGCCAGCAGCTGCTGACCATGGACGACCGGCGTGCCACCAACTGGTTGCTCAAGGACAAGGCACGGGTTGTGGTGTTGCCCCTGCAGCGCTGCATGGCCCTGTTGCGGCGCGATCCACGCCTGACGGCCGTGCTGCCCGATCAAGGAGCACCTCTGCATTGGACGCTGTTGGTGCGGCCCAAGGGAACCCGCGAGCCGCTGCCTCAGAACTGGGTGGAGGCGGCCTGGACATCTCCCCTGCGCCGAACCCTTCTGGTCAACGGCTGGCGTGCCCCGCTTGAGGCCGATGCGATCGAGCTGGATCGCCAAGACCTGCCCAACCCATGGCGTGAGCTGCTGCTACCGCCTGCATCGCTTTGGGAACGCTGTTGGTCACTGCCGCCGCTAACAGAACCGGAGCGGTTGCAGCTGGGAGAGCGTTGGCGTGCTTCAACCCCATAA
- a CDS encoding nicotinate-nucleotide--dimethylbenzimidazole phosphoribosyltransferase, translating to MLPLTLSDLEGLPLGCSIVGSRCSRQQLQAHLEPWCQRDSSFDLLLLLAATRTAEREGISAAGATAASRRLTALADADLLLQGPGQLRSWSLPPLPAGVSPALLSHVALQPLPMQPVVAALGLEHEATFPHLRLESPQAGPARCLSTGRAMDPERVERLWRQGMRLGAQLRRPLLLAECVPGGTTTAQAVLTALGVPVNGLISGSARQPPQELKRHLVEQGLRRAQLPAWPSPQAVLAAVGDPFQAVAAGVLVSAQQPVLLGGGSQMAAVVALALASLPDQRRKALADRVLLGSTAWLAQERICGSDMPALGCLLDEVGQRFGVSLAGLASGLRFHASRQPALRDYEDGFVKEGVGAGALLLLAQLQGHHSEALLEGCERALDELLASAVASEV from the coding sequence TTGTTGCCCTTGACCCTCTCTGATCTGGAGGGCCTCCCGTTGGGCTGCTCCATTGTTGGCAGCCGCTGCAGCCGCCAGCAGTTGCAGGCCCATCTCGAGCCATGGTGCCAACGGGATTCGAGCTTTGATCTGTTGCTGCTGCTGGCGGCCACGCGGACAGCTGAACGCGAGGGCATTTCCGCTGCAGGAGCCACCGCTGCCTCCCGCCGTCTCACCGCCCTGGCGGATGCTGACCTACTGCTCCAGGGCCCAGGCCAGCTGCGGAGTTGGTCGTTGCCGCCCCTCCCCGCTGGTGTCTCGCCCGCCCTGCTGAGCCATGTGGCGCTGCAACCCCTTCCCATGCAACCTGTTGTGGCGGCGCTTGGTTTGGAGCACGAGGCCACGTTTCCCCACCTGCGTCTGGAGTCCCCACAGGCCGGGCCGGCGCGGTGTTTGTCCACGGGACGGGCCATGGATCCGGAGCGAGTGGAACGGCTGTGGCGCCAGGGGATGCGTCTTGGTGCACAGCTGCGCCGTCCACTGCTGCTGGCGGAATGTGTCCCAGGAGGAACCACGACAGCTCAAGCTGTGCTCACGGCCCTTGGGGTGCCGGTGAATGGGTTGATCAGCGGCAGCGCCCGGCAGCCACCCCAGGAGCTGAAGCGACACCTGGTGGAGCAGGGATTGCGTCGGGCGCAGTTGCCGGCATGGCCGTCACCCCAGGCTGTGTTGGCAGCGGTAGGGGATCCGTTTCAGGCGGTGGCCGCCGGTGTGCTGGTGTCAGCTCAGCAGCCGGTGCTGCTGGGGGGAGGCAGTCAGATGGCTGCTGTCGTGGCCCTTGCCCTGGCATCGCTGCCGGATCAGCGACGGAAAGCCCTGGCGGATCGGGTGCTGCTCGGTTCAACGGCCTGGCTGGCGCAGGAACGGATCTGTGGCAGTGACATGCCGGCCCTGGGCTGTCTGCTGGATGAAGTGGGCCAACGCTTCGGTGTTTCCCTGGCAGGACTGGCCAGTGGATTGCGCTTCCATGCCAGCCGGCAGCCCGCCTTGCGTGATTACGAGGACGGGTTCGTCAAGGAAGGGGTTGGGGCTGGAGCGTTGCTGCTGTTGGCCCAGTTGCAGGGCCACCACTCCGAGGCTCTGCTGGAGGGTTGCGAGCGGGCCTTGGATGAGCTGCTGGCGTCCGCCGTAGCGTCAGAGGTATGA
- a CDS encoding DUF2232 domain-containing protein, translating into MNQPRRNLTRPQALRLVEGAYLAATTGLIWLALYYLPVGGALFRLALPLPLSLLQLRRGGRSGAEGVLLAVLLMTALMGPVRGPLLLFPYGLMALWLGWSWGKGRSWWLSWPVGVVLGSIGFLVRLLVLSLLVGENLWVVITRAGAGLLERLIALLQLPISPDLTSVQLMALGLVVVQEVIYVLSLHALAYWIFPRLNAPIPEPPKLLQGLVALDPL; encoded by the coding sequence ATGAATCAGCCGCGGCGCAACCTGACGCGGCCACAGGCGCTCCGTCTCGTGGAAGGGGCTTATCTGGCGGCCACCACGGGCCTGATCTGGCTGGCGCTGTACTACCTGCCTGTTGGCGGTGCGCTGTTCCGGCTAGCTCTGCCGCTGCCCCTGTCCTTGCTGCAACTACGCCGCGGTGGACGGTCGGGGGCCGAGGGTGTGTTGCTGGCGGTGTTGCTGATGACAGCGTTGATGGGGCCTGTGAGAGGCCCTCTTCTGCTGTTCCCGTATGGCCTGATGGCTCTCTGGTTGGGCTGGAGCTGGGGCAAGGGACGAAGCTGGTGGTTGAGCTGGCCGGTGGGAGTGGTGCTGGGCAGCATCGGATTTCTGGTGCGGTTGCTGGTGTTGTCGCTCCTGGTGGGAGAAAACCTCTGGGTGGTGATCACCCGAGCTGGTGCCGGCTTGCTCGAGCGGTTGATCGCGCTGTTGCAGTTACCCATCAGCCCAGATCTCACCAGCGTGCAATTGATGGCCCTTGGCCTTGTTGTGGTGCAAGAGGTGATCTATGTGCTGTCACTCCACGCGCTGGCGTACTGGATTTTTCCCCGCCTCAACGCGCCAATCCCAGAGCCACCAAAGCTCCTGCAAGGACTTGTTGCCCTTGACCCTCTCTGA
- the topA gene encoding type I DNA topoisomerase: MAHTLVIVESPTKARTIRGFLPKGFKVEASMGHVRDLPNNASEIPSSAKGQKWANLGVNTEADFEPLYVVPKDKKKVVRDLKDALKGADQLLLATDEDREGESISWHLLQLLAPKVPVKRMVFHEITNEAIGKALDQTRDLDMELVHAQETRRILDRLVGYTLSPLLWKKVAWGLSAGRVQSVAVRLLVQRERARRAFRSGSYWDLKAQLEHAGSGFEAKLTHLGGQRIATGNDFDESTGGLKAGSEVRLLSEEEARALAETVQAAPWSVDAVEEKPTVRKPVPPFTTSTLQQEANRKLRLSARETMRCAQGLYERGFITYMRTDSVHLSYQAISASRSCVEGLYGKEYLSKGPRQFSTKARNAQEAHEAIRPSGESFRTPGDTGLEGRDLAVYDLIWKRTVASQMAEARLTMLSIDLSSGEASFRASGKRIDFPGFFRAYVEGSDDPDAALEGQEVLLPALAVGDAPAPKQVEPLGHQTQPPARFSEASLVKMLEKEGIGRPSTYASIIGTIVDRGYSTLQGNALTPSFTAFAVTALLEEHFPDLVDTSFTARMENTLDEISHGKVEWLPYLEGFFKGDQGLETQVQQREGDIDPGASRTVDLEGLSCAVRIGRFGAYLESKLVGDDGEEELIKATLPREITPADLDADQAELILKQKADGPEAIGEDPETGDLVYLLFGQYGPYVQRGQVSDENPKPKRASLPKGQKPEDLTLEDALGLLRLPRLLGEHPDGGRVKAGLGRFGPYVVWDMGKGEKDYRSLKGEDDVLAVGLSRALELLAMPKRGRGGRTALKDLGKPEGSEETIQVYDGPYGLYVKQGKVNASLPEGKGADDVTLEEAVELLAAKASAKKSSRKTTAAKKAPAKKAAAKKPAAKKPPATTKSGRLRASAVRVIKPADS; encoded by the coding sequence GTGGCGCACACCCTCGTCATTGTTGAAAGCCCCACGAAGGCCCGCACCATTCGCGGCTTCCTTCCGAAGGGGTTCAAGGTCGAGGCGTCCATGGGCCATGTGCGTGATCTACCCAACAACGCCAGCGAGATCCCTTCGTCCGCCAAGGGTCAGAAATGGGCCAATCTCGGTGTGAACACCGAAGCCGACTTTGAGCCCTTGTACGTGGTGCCGAAGGACAAGAAAAAGGTGGTGCGTGACCTAAAGGATGCGTTGAAAGGTGCGGATCAGCTGCTTCTGGCCACCGACGAAGACCGCGAGGGGGAAAGCATTAGCTGGCACCTGCTGCAGCTGTTGGCGCCGAAGGTTCCGGTGAAGCGGATGGTCTTCCACGAGATCACCAATGAAGCCATCGGCAAGGCGCTGGATCAGACCCGTGATCTCGACATGGAGCTGGTGCACGCCCAGGAGACGCGTCGGATCCTGGATCGTCTGGTGGGGTATACCCTCTCCCCCTTGCTCTGGAAAAAGGTGGCATGGGGGCTTTCCGCTGGCCGGGTCCAATCGGTCGCCGTTCGCCTGCTGGTGCAGCGGGAACGGGCTCGGCGGGCCTTCCGCAGCGGCAGTTACTGGGATCTCAAGGCCCAGCTCGAGCATGCCGGCAGTGGTTTCGAGGCCAAGTTGACCCATCTGGGTGGCCAACGTATCGCCACCGGTAACGATTTCGACGAAAGCACCGGTGGCCTCAAGGCCGGCAGTGAAGTGCGGTTGCTGTCGGAAGAGGAGGCCCGTGCTCTAGCGGAGACGGTTCAGGCCGCGCCCTGGTCGGTGGATGCTGTTGAGGAGAAGCCCACGGTGCGGAAGCCCGTGCCTCCGTTCACCACCAGCACCCTGCAGCAGGAGGCGAATCGCAAGCTGCGCCTCTCAGCGCGGGAGACGATGCGCTGCGCCCAGGGCCTCTACGAACGCGGTTTCATCACCTACATGCGAACCGACTCGGTTCATCTGTCGTATCAGGCGATCAGCGCGTCCCGCAGCTGTGTGGAAGGCCTCTATGGCAAGGAGTATCTGAGCAAGGGTCCGCGGCAATTCAGCACCAAGGCACGCAATGCCCAGGAGGCCCACGAGGCGATTCGCCCCTCCGGCGAGAGCTTCCGCACACCAGGCGACACCGGGCTTGAGGGCCGTGACCTGGCGGTGTACGACCTCATCTGGAAACGCACCGTCGCCAGCCAGATGGCGGAAGCCCGGCTGACGATGCTCTCGATCGATCTCAGCTCTGGAGAGGCCAGTTTCCGAGCCAGCGGCAAGCGAATCGATTTCCCGGGCTTCTTCCGTGCCTACGTCGAGGGCAGCGATGACCCTGATGCAGCCCTGGAGGGCCAGGAGGTGCTTCTGCCCGCACTGGCCGTGGGTGATGCCCCTGCCCCCAAGCAGGTGGAACCTTTGGGCCACCAGACCCAGCCGCCAGCCCGTTTCAGCGAAGCCTCCCTGGTGAAGATGCTGGAGAAGGAGGGCATCGGACGACCCTCCACCTACGCCTCGATCATCGGCACGATTGTTGATCGGGGTTATTCCACGCTGCAGGGCAATGCCCTGACCCCCAGCTTCACAGCCTTTGCTGTGACCGCCCTGCTGGAAGAACATTTTCCGGATCTGGTGGATACGAGCTTCACGGCTCGGATGGAGAACACCCTTGATGAGATCTCCCACGGCAAGGTCGAATGGTTGCCGTACCTGGAAGGGTTTTTCAAAGGTGATCAGGGGCTGGAAACCCAGGTGCAGCAACGGGAAGGGGACATCGATCCCGGAGCCTCCCGAACCGTCGACCTCGAGGGCCTGTCCTGCGCGGTGCGCATCGGGCGATTCGGTGCCTACTTGGAGTCCAAGCTGGTCGGCGATGACGGCGAGGAGGAGCTGATCAAAGCGACGCTCCCCAGGGAGATCACACCGGCGGATCTTGATGCGGACCAGGCGGAACTGATCCTGAAGCAGAAGGCCGATGGCCCGGAAGCCATCGGCGAGGACCCGGAGACTGGCGACTTGGTGTATCTCCTGTTTGGTCAGTACGGGCCCTATGTGCAGCGCGGGCAGGTCAGTGATGAGAATCCAAAGCCCAAACGGGCCTCACTTCCCAAGGGCCAGAAACCTGAGGATCTGACCCTGGAGGATGCCCTCGGCCTGCTCCGACTCCCCCGCTTGTTGGGGGAACATCCCGATGGCGGGCGGGTTAAGGCTGGTCTCGGACGTTTCGGGCCCTACGTGGTTTGGGATATGGGCAAGGGCGAGAAGGACTACCGCTCTCTTAAGGGTGAAGACGATGTGCTGGCGGTTGGCCTCAGCCGCGCCTTAGAGCTGCTGGCCATGCCGAAACGGGGCCGCGGCGGCCGGACGGCGCTGAAGGATCTCGGCAAACCCGAGGGCAGCGAGGAGACGATTCAGGTCTACGACGGTCCCTATGGCCTCTACGTCAAGCAGGGCAAGGTCAATGCCTCCCTGCCTGAAGGCAAAGGGGCGGACGATGTCACGCTGGAGGAGGCTGTGGAACTGCTGGCGGCGAAGGCCTCTGCCAAGAAGAGCAGCCGCAAGACCACGGCGGCCAAAAAAGCTCCGGCCAAGAAGGCTGCTGCGAAAAAACCCGCCGCCAAGAAACCTCCGGCCACCACCAAGAGCGGACGGCTGCGGGCTAGTGCTGTGCGGGTGATCAAACCCGCCGACAGCTGA
- a CDS encoding NAD(P)H-quinone oxidoreductase subunit N: protein MPEMGVFLLAAQAMAAPGELLNLSLNATAVLPEGAVLLAMIATLLVDLAGEKVAARLVPPICYGGLGTALLLLALQWNAPVESSFLGAFLADNLAVAFRAVIALSTLLSLLISWRYAEQSGTPVGEYAAILLAATLGAMLLCGATDLVSVFISLETLSVASYLLSGYMKRDARSSEAALKYLLVGSAAAAVFLYGSSLLYGLSGSTSLEAIGVALQTSTTPVAALSLVFVLATVAFKIAAVPFHQWTPDVYEGSPTPVVAFLSVGSKAAGFALALRILVGCFGAFDGQWKLLFTVLAVLSMTLGNVVALAQTSMKRMLAYSSIGQAGFVMIGMVCGTEDGFAAMVLYMAAYLFMNLGAFACIILFSIRTGSDRISDYAGLYQKDPLITLGLSLCLLSLGGIPPMLGFFGKIYLFFAGWADHQYLLVVVGLITSVVSIYYYISVIKMMVVKEPQEASDIVKAYPDVSWSVMGMQPLRVALIGCVAVTAVGGILSNPLFQWANTAVTSSPLLQEAIAQSTQRGLG, encoded by the coding sequence ATGCCCGAGATGGGTGTCTTTCTTCTCGCCGCCCAGGCCATGGCTGCTCCTGGTGAGCTTCTCAACCTGTCGCTGAATGCCACGGCGGTGCTTCCAGAGGGAGCTGTATTGCTGGCGATGATCGCCACGTTGCTCGTGGATCTAGCAGGGGAAAAGGTTGCTGCCCGCTTGGTTCCTCCCATTTGCTACGGGGGTCTCGGGACAGCGCTGTTGTTGTTGGCCTTGCAATGGAATGCCCCGGTTGAAAGCTCCTTTCTGGGGGCATTCCTCGCGGACAACCTCGCGGTGGCCTTTCGGGCGGTCATCGCTCTCTCCACCCTGCTGTCGCTGTTGATCAGCTGGCGTTACGCCGAGCAGAGCGGCACACCGGTCGGGGAATATGCCGCCATCCTGCTGGCTGCCACCCTCGGGGCCATGTTGCTCTGCGGTGCAACGGATCTGGTGAGTGTCTTCATTTCCTTAGAGACCCTCTCGGTGGCCAGCTATTTGCTGTCGGGCTACATGAAGCGCGACGCCCGCAGCTCCGAAGCAGCGCTCAAATATCTGCTTGTCGGCTCAGCCGCCGCTGCCGTTTTCCTCTACGGATCCTCCCTTCTTTATGGCCTGAGCGGCAGCACCAGCCTTGAGGCCATCGGCGTTGCCCTCCAAACCAGCACAACACCAGTAGCAGCCCTCTCTTTGGTGTTCGTGCTGGCAACCGTGGCGTTCAAGATTGCAGCCGTTCCTTTTCACCAGTGGACTCCGGATGTTTATGAAGGCTCACCCACTCCGGTGGTGGCGTTCCTCTCAGTTGGTTCAAAGGCCGCAGGCTTTGCGTTAGCCCTGCGGATCCTTGTGGGTTGTTTCGGGGCCTTTGACGGCCAGTGGAAGCTGCTGTTCACCGTTCTGGCGGTGCTCAGCATGACGCTGGGCAACGTTGTGGCACTAGCCCAGACCTCAATGAAACGGATGCTGGCTTACAGCTCGATTGGTCAGGCCGGCTTCGTGATGATCGGCATGGTCTGCGGCACCGAAGACGGTTTCGCCGCGATGGTTCTTTACATGGCCGCCTACCTGTTTATGAATCTCGGGGCCTTCGCCTGCATCATCCTGTTCTCGATCCGAACGGGCAGCGACAGGATCTCTGATTACGCCGGCCTGTATCAAAAGGATCCACTCATCACCCTCGGACTGAGCCTCTGCCTGCTGTCGCTGGGTGGCATCCCTCCCATGCTGGGTTTCTTCGGAAAGATCTACCTGTTCTTCGCCGGCTGGGCCGACCACCAATACCTTCTGGTCGTCGTCGGATTGATCACTTCAGTGGTGTCGATCTACTACTACATCTCGGTCATCAAGATGATGGTCGTGAAAGAGCCCCAGGAAGCCTCCGACATCGTCAAGGCCTACCCAGATGTGAGCTGGTCCGTGATGGGCATGCAGCCCTTGCGCGTCGCCCTGATCGGCTGCGTCGCCGTGACTGCCGTGGGTGGCATCCTCTCCAACCCCTTGTTCCAGTGGGCCAATACAGCCGTAACCAGTAGCCCATTGCTGCAGGAAGCCATCGCTCAATCCACACAACGCGGCCTTGGCTGA
- a CDS encoding ABC transporter ATP-binding protein → MADSTSQAVAELSGVSKVYGQGDLEVRALDQLDLTVRSGDYLAVMGASGSGKSTAMNILGCLDRPTGGRYRLNGIAVEQLDDDELADLRNQSLGFVFQQFHLLPHASAMENVMLPMVYAGIPLDERKERAASALDRVGLSQRLDNRPNQLSGGQQQRVAIARAIINRPSLLLADEPTGALDSNTTAEVLELFDELHQQGITLVMVTHEDDVAARAHRIARFQDGRIVNEASQ, encoded by the coding sequence TTGGCTGATTCAACCTCCCAAGCTGTTGCTGAACTGAGTGGCGTCAGCAAGGTCTACGGCCAGGGTGATCTTGAAGTCAGGGCGCTGGATCAACTTGATCTCACTGTTCGCAGCGGCGATTATCTAGCGGTGATGGGGGCGAGCGGCTCCGGCAAGAGCACGGCGATGAACATCCTTGGCTGCCTGGATCGACCGACCGGTGGCCGTTACCGGCTTAATGGAATTGCCGTTGAACAGCTCGATGATGATGAGCTTGCGGACCTGCGCAACCAGTCTCTGGGATTCGTGTTCCAACAGTTCCATCTCCTTCCCCATGCCTCGGCCATGGAGAACGTGATGCTGCCGATGGTCTACGCCGGAATCCCACTGGACGAACGCAAGGAACGAGCGGCTTCAGCCCTTGATCGCGTCGGCCTGAGTCAACGTCTGGACAATCGTCCCAACCAGCTCTCCGGCGGCCAGCAGCAGCGGGTCGCTATAGCGAGAGCCATCATCAATCGCCCGAGTCTTCTCCTGGCGGACGAACCCACCGGCGCCCTCGACTCGAACACCACGGCTGAAGTGCTGGAACTGTTTGATGAATTGCACCAGCAGGGAATCACCCTGGTGATGGTGACCCATGAAGACGATGTGGCAGCCCGAGCCCATCGAATTGCCCGTTTTCAGGATGGCCGCATCGTGAATGAAGCATCACAATGA